A part of Tachysurus vachellii isolate PV-2020 chromosome 4, HZAU_Pvac_v1, whole genome shotgun sequence genomic DNA contains:
- the LOC132844855 gene encoding probable ATP-dependent RNA helicase DDX17 isoform X2: protein MRGSSSYGDRDRDRDRGRDRGTRFGSSRGGPPPPKKFGNPGDRLRKKKWDLGELPKFEKNFYSEHPEIQRMSQYEVEEFRRKKEITVRGSGCPKPVPNFHQAQFPQYVMDVLLQQNFKEPTAIQAQGFPLALSGRDMVGIAQTGSGKTLAYLLPAIVHINHQPYLERGDGPICLVLAPTRELAQQVQQVAYEYGKTSRIKSTCVYGGAPKGPQIRDLERGVEICIATPGRLIDFLEAGKTNLRRCTYLVLDEADRMLDMGFEPQIRKIVDQIRPDRQTLMWSATWPKEVRQLAEDFLHDYIQINIGALELSANHNILQIVDVCLENEKDNKLIQLMEEIMAEKENKTIIFVETKKRCDELTRRMRRDGWPAMCIHGDKSQPERDWVLSEFRSGKAPILIATDVASRGLDVEDVKFVINYDYPNSSEDYVHRIGRTARSTNKGTAYTFFTPGNLRQARDLVRVLEEARQAINPKLLQLVDSGRGSGGGRMRYRGSSSSNPNLMYQDECERRMRSVSGSGGSVSKDSRGGSSYSRDGRSSRDDRSSSSSSYRDRSRDGRNSYSSGDQYQSYNSSGGGGYSSRQGAVSQSGGGTSSGSGVGQQNQSGPPQGPFNQGPPPPPQSGAGPGPGPQPLMAQQFVPPPPPQPMMGFMGPGPYSFGPPPPPPPQQQRK, encoded by the exons ATGAGAGGAAGCTCATCATACGGAGACAGAGACCGAGACAGAGACCGTGGACGGGACAGAGG GACACGCTTTGGGTCCAGCCGTGGAGGTCCACCACCTCCTAAGAAGTTTGGGAACCCTGGAGACCGACTCAGGAAGAAGAAATGGGACCTAGGTGAGCTGCCAAAGTTTGAGAAAAACTTCTACAGCGAGCACCCAGAGATCCAGCGCATGAGTCAG tatGAGGTAGAAGAGTTTcgcagaaagaaagagatcaCTGTCAGGGGTTCTGGGTGCCCAAAGCCAGTGCCAAACTTCCACCAGGCACAGTTTCCTC AGTATGTGATGGATGTACTGCTGCAGCAGAATTTCAAGGAGCCCACAGCCATTCAAGCACAGGGCTTCCCATTGGCCCTCAGTGGCAGGGACATGGTGGGAATTGCACAGACTGGATCCGGCAAAACACTTGCT TATCTGCTTCCAGCCATTGTGCACATCAACCACCAACCGTACCTAGAGAGGGGAGATGGACCTATT TGTCTAGTTCTAGCTCCAACACGTGAACTGGCACAACAGGTGCAGCAGGTGGCGTATGAATACGGCAAGACCTCCCGAATCAAGAGCACCTGTGTGTATGGCGGAGCCCCTAAAGGTCCACAGATCAGAGACTTGGAGAGAG GTGTTGAAATTTGCATTGCAACACCTGGTCGTCTGATCGACTTCCTGGAGGCAGGGAAGACGAACCTGCGTAGATGCACCTACCTTGTCCTGGACGAGGCAGACCGCATGCTGGACATGGGCTTCGAGCCACAGATCCGCAAAATCGTAGATCAGATTCGG CCGGACAGGCAGACATTGATGTGGAGTGCTACCTGGCCCAAAGAGGTGCGTCAGCTGGCGGAAGACTTTCTTCATGACTACATCCAAATCAATATAGGGGCCCTGGAGCTCAGCGCCAACCACAACATCCTGCAGATTGTGGACGTTTGCCTGGAGAACGAAAAAGACAATAA GCTGATTCAGCTGATGGAGGAAATAATGGCAGAGAAGGAGAACAAGACCATCATTTTCGTTGAGACGAAGAAACGATGTGATGAGCTGACTCGCAGGATGAGGAGAGATGG ATGGCCGGCAATGTGCATTCACGGTGATAAAAGTCAGCCGGAGAGAGACTGGGTCCTTTCAG AGTTCCGCAGTGGTAAAGCTCCTATCCTTATAGCTACTGATGTTGCCTCACGTGGACTGG ATGTGGAAGATGTGAAGTTCGTCATTAATTACGACTACCCGAACTCTTCAGAGGATTATGTGCACCGCATCGGGCGCACTGCCCGTAGCACCAACAAAGGCACAGCCTACACGTTCTTCACACCTGGAAACCTGCGTCAGGCCCGTGACCTGGTACGGGTTCTGGAGGAGGCTCGGCAGGCCATCAACCCTAAACTTCTCCAGCTGGTTGACTCTGGACGTGGGTCAGGAG GAGGAAGGATGCGTTACCGTGGCTCCAGCTCCAGCAACCCCAATCTGATGTACCAGGATGAGTGTGAAAGGCGCATGCGCTCTGTCAGCGGAAGTGGAGGCAGCGTTAGCAAGGACAGTCGGGGAGGCAGCAGCTACAGCCGAGATGGGCGCTCAAGCCGTGATGACCGATCTTCCTCCTCGTCTTCGTACCGAGATCGCAGCCGGGATGGCCGGAACAGCTACAGCTCAGGCGATCAGTACCAAAGTTACAACAGCAGCGGAGGGGGAGGGTACAGCTCAAGGCAAGGTGCAGTTTCACAGTCTGGTGGTGGCACCAGTAGTGGTTCAGGCGTAGGGCAGCAGAACCAGTCAGGACCACCACAGGGCCCATTTAATCAGGgacctcctccaccaccacaGTCTGGGGCCGGACCAGGACCAGGACCACAGCCTCTGATGGCCCAGCAGTTTgttcctcctccaccacctcagCCCATGATGGGATTTATGGGTCCAGGGCCGTACTCATTCggtcctcctcctccacccccTCCCCAGCAGCAGAGAAAGTAA
- the ntan1 gene encoding protein N-terminal asparagine amidohydrolase, which translates to MWLTGRQTSQNKDLILDIRDKMPLLIQNKRVDHVISTAELFSKYSHLRDNAKTFRSKPLVTVDPECLLYVQQREFAATTPTDGSVSVIGSDDATTCHLLVLRHTGNGATCLAHLDGSSTWSEVPLLLNAVMALSNPAKAGRLELHLVGGFDDDNKTSHKLSREILAAFQKQKEEIHLETCCITDMNDVVKDGIHRPVIYGIGVNVKTGEVFPATFPHKGPAEDLRSARSFTGGQIVEVYDSSKGQVKIGPCRWPVNTDIAFWLDEDDEIILQYLSTSPYAEPPHFVQHMKSTIRFLLEHPNADVLFPGGQPQIFQRSEHGQWERV; encoded by the exons ATGTGGCTGACTGGCAGACAAACATCACAGAATAAAGACttgatattagatattagagaCAAAATGCCACTCCTGATTCAAAACAAACGAGTCGACCATGTAATATCAACTGCTGAATTGTTCTCCAAATATTCCCATTTAAGG gacaaCGCCAAAACATTTCGCTCCAAACCGCTTGTGACAGTGGATCCCGAGTGTCTCCTCTATGTACAACAGCGTGAATTTGCAGCCACAACGCCGACAGACG GCTCTGTTTCAGTTATAGGCTCTGATGATGCAACAACGTGTCACTTACTAGTCCTGCGCCATACAG GAAACGGAGCAACCTGTCTGGCTCACCTGGACGGCTCGAGCACGTGGTCTGAAGTTCCTCTCTTACTTAATGCTGTCATGGCATTAAGCAACCCAGCTAAAGCAGGCAG gttagaGCTTCATCTTGTTGGTGGGTTTGATGACGACAACAAGACATCACATAAACTGAGCCGTGAAATTTTGG ctGCGTTTCAGAAACAAAAGGAAGAAATCCACCTAGAAACTTGCTGCATTACTG ATATGAATGACGTTGTAAAAGACGGGATTCACAGACCAGTTATCTACGGAATAG gtGTAAACGTTAAAACCGGTGAGGTTTTCCCAGCCACATTTCCACACAAAGGACCTGCTGAGGACTTGAGGTCTGCACGTAGCTTCACAGGTGGACag ATAGTCGAGGTATATGACAGTAGTAAAGGGCAGGTGAAGATTGGGCCATGCAGATGGCCAGTGAATACAGACATTGCCTTCTGGttggatgaagatgatgaaataATTTTGCAG TACCTGTCCACATCGCCTTATGCAGAGCCACCTCATTTTGTCCAACACATGAAGTCTACAATCCGCTTCCTGCTGGAACACCCGAACGCCGATGTTCTGTTTCCTGGAGGCCAGCCGCAGATCTTCCAGCGATCGGAGCATGGACAGTGGGAAAGAGTCTGA
- the LOC132844855 gene encoding probable ATP-dependent RNA helicase DDX17 isoform X1, which yields MRGSSSYGDRDRDRDRGRDRGTRFGSSRGGPPPPKKFGNPGDRLRKKKWDLGELPKFEKNFYSEHPEIQRMSQYEVEEFRRKKEITVRGSGCPKPVPNFHQAQFPQYVMDVLLQQNFKEPTAIQAQGFPLALSGRDMVGIAQTGSGKTLAYLLPAIVHINHQPYLERGDGPICLVLAPTRELAQQVQQVAYEYGKTSRIKSTCVYGGAPKGPQIRDLERGVEICIATPGRLIDFLEAGKTNLRRCTYLVLDEADRMLDMGFEPQIRKIVDQIRPDRQTLMWSATWPKEVRQLAEDFLHDYIQINIGALELSANHNILQIVDVCLENEKDNKLIQLMEEIMAEKENKTIIFVETKKRCDELTRRMRRDGWPAMCIHGDKSQPERDWVLSEFRSGKAPILIATDVASRGLDVEDVKFVINYDYPNSSEDYVHRIGRTARSTNKGTAYTFFTPGNLRQARDLVRVLEEARQAINPKLLQLVDSGRGSGGEHLLTGGRMRYRGSSSSNPNLMYQDECERRMRSVSGSGGSVSKDSRGGSSYSRDGRSSRDDRSSSSSSYRDRSRDGRNSYSSGDQYQSYNSSGGGGYSSRQGAVSQSGGGTSSGSGVGQQNQSGPPQGPFNQGPPPPPQSGAGPGPGPQPLMAQQFVPPPPPQPMMGFMGPGPYSFGPPPPPPPQQQRK from the exons ATGAGAGGAAGCTCATCATACGGAGACAGAGACCGAGACAGAGACCGTGGACGGGACAGAGG GACACGCTTTGGGTCCAGCCGTGGAGGTCCACCACCTCCTAAGAAGTTTGGGAACCCTGGAGACCGACTCAGGAAGAAGAAATGGGACCTAGGTGAGCTGCCAAAGTTTGAGAAAAACTTCTACAGCGAGCACCCAGAGATCCAGCGCATGAGTCAG tatGAGGTAGAAGAGTTTcgcagaaagaaagagatcaCTGTCAGGGGTTCTGGGTGCCCAAAGCCAGTGCCAAACTTCCACCAGGCACAGTTTCCTC AGTATGTGATGGATGTACTGCTGCAGCAGAATTTCAAGGAGCCCACAGCCATTCAAGCACAGGGCTTCCCATTGGCCCTCAGTGGCAGGGACATGGTGGGAATTGCACAGACTGGATCCGGCAAAACACTTGCT TATCTGCTTCCAGCCATTGTGCACATCAACCACCAACCGTACCTAGAGAGGGGAGATGGACCTATT TGTCTAGTTCTAGCTCCAACACGTGAACTGGCACAACAGGTGCAGCAGGTGGCGTATGAATACGGCAAGACCTCCCGAATCAAGAGCACCTGTGTGTATGGCGGAGCCCCTAAAGGTCCACAGATCAGAGACTTGGAGAGAG GTGTTGAAATTTGCATTGCAACACCTGGTCGTCTGATCGACTTCCTGGAGGCAGGGAAGACGAACCTGCGTAGATGCACCTACCTTGTCCTGGACGAGGCAGACCGCATGCTGGACATGGGCTTCGAGCCACAGATCCGCAAAATCGTAGATCAGATTCGG CCGGACAGGCAGACATTGATGTGGAGTGCTACCTGGCCCAAAGAGGTGCGTCAGCTGGCGGAAGACTTTCTTCATGACTACATCCAAATCAATATAGGGGCCCTGGAGCTCAGCGCCAACCACAACATCCTGCAGATTGTGGACGTTTGCCTGGAGAACGAAAAAGACAATAA GCTGATTCAGCTGATGGAGGAAATAATGGCAGAGAAGGAGAACAAGACCATCATTTTCGTTGAGACGAAGAAACGATGTGATGAGCTGACTCGCAGGATGAGGAGAGATGG ATGGCCGGCAATGTGCATTCACGGTGATAAAAGTCAGCCGGAGAGAGACTGGGTCCTTTCAG AGTTCCGCAGTGGTAAAGCTCCTATCCTTATAGCTACTGATGTTGCCTCACGTGGACTGG ATGTGGAAGATGTGAAGTTCGTCATTAATTACGACTACCCGAACTCTTCAGAGGATTATGTGCACCGCATCGGGCGCACTGCCCGTAGCACCAACAAAGGCACAGCCTACACGTTCTTCACACCTGGAAACCTGCGTCAGGCCCGTGACCTGGTACGGGTTCTGGAGGAGGCTCGGCAGGCCATCAACCCTAAACTTCTCCAGCTGGTTGACTCTGGACGTGGGTCAGGAGGTGAGCACTTACTTACAG GAGGAAGGATGCGTTACCGTGGCTCCAGCTCCAGCAACCCCAATCTGATGTACCAGGATGAGTGTGAAAGGCGCATGCGCTCTGTCAGCGGAAGTGGAGGCAGCGTTAGCAAGGACAGTCGGGGAGGCAGCAGCTACAGCCGAGATGGGCGCTCAAGCCGTGATGACCGATCTTCCTCCTCGTCTTCGTACCGAGATCGCAGCCGGGATGGCCGGAACAGCTACAGCTCAGGCGATCAGTACCAAAGTTACAACAGCAGCGGAGGGGGAGGGTACAGCTCAAGGCAAGGTGCAGTTTCACAGTCTGGTGGTGGCACCAGTAGTGGTTCAGGCGTAGGGCAGCAGAACCAGTCAGGACCACCACAGGGCCCATTTAATCAGGgacctcctccaccaccacaGTCTGGGGCCGGACCAGGACCAGGACCACAGCCTCTGATGGCCCAGCAGTTTgttcctcctccaccacctcagCCCATGATGGGATTTATGGGTCCAGGGCCGTACTCATTCggtcctcctcctccacccccTCCCCAGCAGCAGAGAAAGTAA